The genomic stretch CTTCAATGCATCATCTGATCTGATTTCAATGGTTGCCAAAGGCATACAATGAGTTTGCAAAACACTAAAGTTATTTTGCATGAACTATGATCCTTGCCAcacctcccatttcaaatgaattggacatccatgAGCATCAGTAACATCCCTAACTCATCTTTATGATTGATTTGTATGTTGATCATCCTGCACCATCAACACCTTTTAATGACTAGCCAGAGCGATTTAACATACCAACAAGACAGACAATTCAATCATGAGCGAACAAAAGAGAAAGACATGATGATGTTTTCTTTAAGCAAAAAAGGGGGTTTGTCCTTTCCGCTCACGTTTTGCTCCCCTCCTTCGTCCTTCCTCACGCTTAGCTCCTCCTCTCCAAGCTCTCTCGTGTCGCCATTGGCCAGCGATCTGATGTTTTCGCTCGGTGTTTGGCCCACTCcagcatcactcaaaccggCCCCGACTTATTTACTCAATGTATGAGAAGGGGGGAGCAAATGGGTCAGGCTGAGTGACTTCGCTGCTTGTCGGGCCCGCAACAGCTGACGAGAGCGGAGCACTTGCACCCGACAGTCTCCCAGGGAACAAAGAACCGGGAGAGGGGGACGCTTCGCGGAGCTTTTCCAAGCCGATCCAAAAGCAGAAAAGTGCGGGGAGGACGAGATATGAGGCACGCGGTATCCCCATCGGATAACGTGGAGAATCGTTCCTTTGCAGTGACACACTTGTTTAAGATATGCGCCCATTGTGAACGGCTCTGCAAAaaggtaaaaaagaaaagaaaatattctgATTTTTGACCTTAGTGCTGCCTTGATGAAACTGCATTTGATTGTTTTATGGGGTTTTAAAGTTATGTCAGTGGATTTTGGGCTTTTGAGcgactgtttttttcctcttcaactGAATGAGCTGCAGTGCAGTCTTTTGTCCggacttgtttttcttctcaacTTGGGCCCCCCAACCTTGTTTTCCTTGTCACTTTTATGAATCGCAATTATGATCTGTATTATTTGGAGATATATCTTTTTGACTCCTTGTCATCAATGCAATTACTACATTGTTGGTCAGTTCATTCATTCCAGTTTGCTGAATGGACATGTctggacatgaaaaaaaaccatCAAGTTGCTcatttttaacttatttgaCCTCTATTTTAACATCTACATGCATTCTATATACTATTGAAGGTGtcatttaaaaaccaaaactACAAGTCATGGGTTTAAATGCATTATTCTATCAATCTAATCCCTAAGGCATGTTTAGTGATGCTATCTTCCTAAAAACCTGATAGCTTATTGCCGATGTCTACTTATCCctaaaaatgtcactttaaaCAACAACTGCGACTGCTATATTTATTTGATGACcataaaatgtgtcatgttTACTGGCGCTGTGCTCCAAAACAGATATTTCATCACTCAAGCTGTAATTATccccaaaaatgtcactttcaAACAACCACTCTGTCCGCTATGCATATTGTATTGCCAGGAATGCTTCAATGTTGTTGCCGCCATCCTCAAAACTCATTTtccaccaccaattttgttatgaTCTTCACAAAAATTCCAATTTTCCTCTTTTGTAGGATCTGGGAGTGCGAATCCCAAGACCCCTGGGAAACGGGCCAAGCAGATTTATCCCCGAAAAAGAGGTAAGAACCTGCcgctaatgaaaaaaaatggactttccTGAGCTTGTTATTGAAGCGGCGTATTTTTATCCTAGATTCTTCAAGTCAGTAAAGTGGACACCAGGACACAGTCGATATTTGAGGATGCGTTCGCCGCCCTCAGTCGCCTGGACAACATCTCCCTGGTTATGGGGTTCCACCCGCAGTACCTGGAGAGCTTTCTTCGCACGCAGCACTACCTGCTGCAGATGGACGGGCCGCTGTCGCTGCACTACCGCCACTACATCGGCATTATGGTACGATCCCCATTACGTCCATCTGagagccattttttaaaaacatatctaCTTTTGTCTAGGCGGCGGCCCGACACCAGTGCTCCTATCTAGTCAACTTGCACGTCAACGATTTCCTCCAAGTGGGAGGGGACCCCAAATGGCTCAACGGGCTTGACGGAGCCCCTCGAAAACTGCAGCAACTTGGCGAGCTGAACAAAATTCTGGCTCACCGACCCTGGCTGCTCACCAAGGAACACATAGAGGTGAGAAAGCGGAGGGGGTGTCAAGTGTTGTATAACAGCTGAGATcatgctgttaaaaaaaaaaaaaaaaaaagaggtcagTCCAGTAGGCTTGTTCTAAAAGGCTgtgtctccttttttttctttctagggTCTCCTTAAGGCCGAGGAGCACAGTTGGTCACTGGCCGAACTCATCCATGCCGTGGTCCTCCTCACGCACTACCACTCGCTGGCCTCTTTCACTTTCGGCTGCGGAATCGTACCCGAAATCCACTGCGATGGCGGCCACACCTTCCGCCCGCCCTCGCTCGGCCACTACTGCGTCTGCGACATCGCCAATGGCAACAACCACCATGACAGCGGCGGCTTGGTGAGCACCAGCCCCGACGGAGAGACAAACTTAAACCCCAGTCAACCCGTGCTGAACCCCACAACGTTTTTTGTGCACCCCCTTAGGACTGTGACGGCGAAGTGGAGGTCCTGATGGAGCGCATGAAGCACCTCCAAGAGTGCCGTGACGACGAAGAGGCCAGCCAGGAAGAAATGGCCACACGTTTCGAGCGAGAAAAAACAGAGAGCATGCTAGTGGTGACGGCCGAGGACGAGGAGTGGGTGCCGTCTCGCGACATCTCCCGCCACTTTGAAGACCCCAGCTATGGTTACAAGGACTTCTCCAGGCGGGGAGAGCACGTGCCAACATTCAGAGTGCAGGTATGACTGCCATTATGGCTATTAAGTATGTACATTCTctcatatttctttctttttttgcttaggACTACAGTTGGGAGGATCATGGCTATTCCCTGGTCAACCGTCTCTACCCCGACGTGGGTCAGATGCTGGACGAGAAGTTCCAGATGGCTTATAACCTGACTTACAACACCATGGCCACACACAAAGATGTGGACACCAGCATGTTACGCAGAGCCATCTGGAACTACATACACTGCATGTTCGGAATCAGGTGAGCTAAATCCTCCCTTACTTGATGATGTATGaaatattacgttttttttttttttttacatgacgtcaaaaagtcaaatcaaatatATTATTCTACAAAGACAAGACTTGGTTAAGAGTTTTTAATGGTTTATTTGGGACAAACCGACCTAACTTCCTAGGGATGCTTAGTAAAACGCAACACTCCACAAACCAATTACGATTATAGTTCAattgcatttatatatatttttttacccaggTATGATGATTACGACTACGGCGAGATCAACCAGCTGCTAGACCGCAGCTTCAAGATCTACATCAAAACAATGGTGTGCAGCCCCGAGAAAACCACCAAGCGAATGTACGAGAGCTTCTGGAGGCAGTTTCAGCACTCCGAGAAGGTCCGTTTCACGTCCCCTCACCGGCCCGATCGTCTTACATGTAGACATCATCTCCTAATATGTCTTCTCTTCCTTCCCCCAGGTCCATGTTAATCTGCTTCTTATGGAAGCGCGAATGCAAGCCGAACTCTTATACGCTCTGAGAGCCATCACTCGCTACATGACATGAAGTGCTTCTTtgttatcttctctttttttctcgttttttttttaattatattctgGTTTTTATCTCGTCATGTTTTGACATTTCAAGTGAACGTTTTGGCAAAGTGAGGAGCTGGAAGATGGAAGATCAGAACAAAGAAGCaagcagtcatttttttctctctaagcCTGCAGTGCCAACAATGAGCAGAGGAGGACAGCATTGGGCTTAAGCACTGATGGCGttcaggatttttttcagtattccAGCAACATCCCCTTTTATTCATTCGCTTATTTTTGtcatcactgtttttttttcatatcttttttttcaactgtcATAATTTTTTAGGCGCGCACGCCCCGCGCAGTGTGCTCGTAACTATGACGACAAAGATGCTGCTGCTCCCCATGTTGTATTCAGCAGGGGCAGGTGGTCATATTGACCCCCCaaccccaagaaaaaaaaacatattcccCATCCACTGCGTTATTTCCGACTGTCCATGTAAGCTAATTcaaggagtgtgtgtgtgtgtgtgtgtgtgtgtgtgtgtgtgtgtgtgtaaactcATAGAACACTGAGCCCTATTTGAGTTGTGTGTGAGCGTGcgtatagcaaaaaaaaaagtagtttttttaaatttcacgtGTCAAAAAAGGCAACACATGGAAGGAAACTTCTTGCTTCTGCTGCATTACTGTTATCAATGTCAATGATGACATCATAGTTATTTgttaagagaagaaaaatagacTGAAAGAATGAGGTTCTCCATTAAGGGTCAGTCCGGTggcacaaatatacataaatatacacaaatatacacacatatacacacataaacacactgcTAAGCTGTCTTCCGCGTTATCCCGGCCACCTTTTTTTGGAAGTCTGTGAATTTTACTCgtaatgaaaaggaaaaaaaatacctcgTGTTATCTCCATTTAATGACTTTTTTCGCTGtgcaaaaaaagcatgttttgtacaataatACCTTGATTTTGgagttttatttccttttttaagtCAAGGTATTGTTGTACGCTCAAATCATgatggcttttttgtcaaaaagtgcTCTTGAGTGagcttagtttttttgtttttattatttttttcatcctagGCGTTCTGATTTGCTAAACGCCGGCCCGCCATCAGTTGTAGCTACGCTTCTTCAAGCCTGACTAGTGCAAAAAAAgcagcttttgtttgttttaatgatATTATTTCATTAACTAAAAGCGGTAAAATGCTGCATTCTTCTTATGAAGGCGGATTAAGATGTGATGGCGTGGAAGTTTTCGACAAAAAGAATGGTACCGTTGGAAGAAagtggagttttttttgtttttcaaatctcCTGACTGACGTCAGTTactgacactttttttgatacaaaaaaacatgaaaaaccacggacaaaaaaaaataaaactatgctATTGAATTGTTGTGTATCATTTTGTAGCGTtctattattgtaatttttttttgtctcggcAGGACGCCATTTAGTATATACAAACACTGatttgatggtgtagtggttcaacAAGCAACACCAAGtccaatttatcattttaaactaAGCCTGTTACACCTCATcttgaaaaatgtccaatttgagGCCACTAAATCCAATCAAACGGCTTCTCTAGTCGTGACATCATCACCAGCACAATCCCcaaccccctcctccccctttaACATCtcattatggatttaaaaaactatATCAGCCGACTATTTTATATCACCAGTCATGTTTTAACGAGATGGTTTGTTTTTCTAATCCTGAAACACGGAAGTGATGTTCCTGATTTGTGTTGATGTAACAAAACGTGACTTTGAAAATGCTGTACTTTTTAGGCGACTTGTAAGCACTGCCCCGCCCCCGCGTCTGTGTAACATGAATAACGAtgttgatgataataataataataaaggctTTGAGAGGCGAtgatatttcctgattttttatgccttttattcatttacatGTCTATAAAACATTTGCTTAGCAAGGAATACAAAGCTgacttggtatttttttttttattatgtgcgGACTCGCGCAAAAGCAACCGTTTGTTATAGTATAAATGTGCAAACTTGTAAAGTTATGTAAAGATGGACTTTAAAGTGCTTTCAAAACAACAGTCACATGATAAGATTTTTAAAgatggcagcacaactaaaacatcacattacatttacattatAATATTAGTATTCACATTTCAAAGTGTGATAAGAGTTTTTGTGCCACGGGATGGAAGTCCAACTCCCATGATGCTTTACTGTAATCCTTGTTTTCTGCCCATTTTACAGCCACTTTTTCATCTGTTGAGagaagagaaaatgtttttttttatcttctaaTGATGCTACATTCCAACTTTTAGGGACCTCCAACTAACCCAAATAGGATTTGAGGATTTCCAAGAGTGACTGCCGGTCCTTCATGTCCAACAGTTTTTCTGGGGCGTCTCCACCACTCATGTTCCACAAGGCCTGACACAGCTGAGCCGACAACTGCCAGTCGCCCGCTCCCAAGTCTTTCAGGCAATCCGTCaacctaacacacacacacacacaccaaattatGGAATTATACTCCACAccagaacctttttgacgaagagagccacaaaccatattttccaatgttattccttgtgagccatactacaaatttaaaagtcaaaatacatacatgtaaacgagtgccttataattttttgggtaatttcaccacttttaaagtggaaaaaatgaatatttcttcaaaaagattcttatgctgttgttaatcaatgaggatgcattccagaagagtatactgcaaaaaaatgaagattagagcagttctagatgtaatatctcagttctgtcaccagcgaattacatattttagctcacaaattagcaaagagccagatgcacccacatgtggctcccgagccataggttccctacccctgctccactttatataatgtaaatgatgttattttttattcttacttGTTTGCAGCTCCCTCCATTGAAAGACAGGCTCTGTTGGGAGGGTCCAGGGCCAGGTTGGTGAGGACCCCGGAGGCCGAGAAGCACACGTCTGGGTTCTTGGAGTCCAGAAGTGTCACCACGAACCTGTAAACTGGTGAGCTAGGTTTGTCAAAGTTTGttccttacaaaaaaaatggtgtttctgAGTTGTCGGAAGAACCTTTGTTGTGCATGATGAACTCCCGCACGTCTTTGGACTGCGATAAATTCCCGTAGACGCGGGTGGCTTCGTGCATGGCGGTCATGTTGGAGCTCAGCAGCAGTTTCAGCATGACTTGTTTGACAAAAAGGGCAAATAAGAATTACTCGTAGCTGTTGGTTCACTTTCACTAACGTCACTAGCGTGCATTTGGAAAAACACACAACCAGCCCTAGGGTGTTtttttagtcgtttttttcaTCCCCCTACtacttttaattaatttgaGGCTATTTCCTTCTGTaaatattgctttttaaaaacaaattggtgttttttttctcaatggaaAGCAGTTAGGCAAATATTTGAGTCtgattttgatgtttttactGATTTTAAGTGgtataaaaatgacttttgaactcATATGTTAGCACTCACGCTGAGCAATGTCCAGCTGCTTGCATTTCAGCACTGAACTTTCTTTATGGTAGAACGTCAGATTGTTGATGGAGGCCGCTGCGTTGACCATCAGTTCCTCGTTCTCCTCTACAGATCTCAGCTctgccaaaaaagtttgaattatGTCCCATCCGGTATTAATGTTAGTCCACATTCTCACCCAATGTCTCCATCAGCAGGCGGACGCACTCGTCATTGGCGGCCAGCGCCGCGCCCGCGTCCTCATGGATGCACATATTGGCGAGCACCCGGACCAGTTTGACCAGGACGTCTTCGGCCTCCCTGGAAAAGCTCCCTTCCCTCGGTTGGTAGTCGGCGTACAGCCGAAGGAGAGTGTCCGCCAACGTCTTGCATTGGAAGAGCTGGCGGCGCGCCTCGTCTCCTTTGGACGTCAGGTTACCAAGCGTGAAAAGGACACGCACCACCAAGTCCTGCGAGAATAAGGTGAGGTGATTATTATTTTGCCCAGTGCTATTAATGCTAATATGTCCAAGAGAGAGAAACGAAAATAATTATATGGTGATCCCTGATTTACCTGTTTTCTGCTATGTTTGGTCAGGAGTCCTAAAAATAGTTGGTAACAGTCGGGGGTCTGCGCCAGAGCCGAGCGGCACTCTGAGTATGAGGAGAGTTTACTGAGGAGTAAAGAACAGGGCAAACAGTTTTTAGACTATGTTGGTTCAGTTTAAGAAGCATCGATTTACCTGAATATCCTTGAAACGTTAGTGCACACGTCTCGGTCCGCCTGGTAGCGCTGCAGAACCAAGCAAAGCTCTGACATTGTGGATTGAGAAACAAAAAGGGAACGTGCCTTGGTGTGGTCTGCCAAGTTTCGGAAGGTGGCTGTTATCTGGAAATGTCatcaaggtcaaaggtcaaatggATAAGAGCCATTGCCACTCACTTCCAGAATCCATGAAGACAAACTTTGTGTAAAACTATCACTTTTAAGTTATATTTTTGAAGTCCTGCCCTACCTGAACAAGAATGTGCCCAGCAATTGCCACGTGTTCATCATCCACTTTTCGTAGTTTCTGGGTGAAGCGGTGAGCCACGCTCATGCAGTCTTTGTCCAGCAGGAGTTGCACGACGACGGCATTCCCCGAAAGAAATTTCAGCGTTCCGGCGCAGTAAAAGAGTGCTTCGCCGCATGTGATGATATCCTCGCGTAGAATCAGACCCAACAGAGAgtctggaaagaaaaacaaatcctgGCTGGTGATTTTTGTAGCTTGAAATGTTTTGTCGAGGTTTGTTCACCTAGGACCGAGTTGTTATGGAATAGGACGTCATTTGCTTCATTGCGGCTGATTTGGAAGACCAGCTTGCAGATGTTCAGCAGGTTGTTCCCGCTGACATGCAACTGAGAAGAAAGCCcacattttttaagtgaaatatCAGCGATATCGTGTCAATAATCACTTACGGCGAGACACAACTCGGCGACGCGCATGTGGAGTCGCGGCGAGTTCAAGTCGATGAGCCGGAAGAGTGTTCGCAGAACACTGGATCGCTTCTCGCAACGGTGAGGGCCCAACATGGCCGCCTCCGCCAAGGCGTCGTAAAGAGAGGCGCATACGTCGCTCAAGTGGTCCGCCAAGTCCTGGCAGTTGTCTGGAAggattgaaaaaagaaaaaaaggcatttttctgATCTACTCAGGCCatatttaaacaacaacaacaacaatttctgTCATGAGGGGAGTCAATCATTGGCTGGAGTCCTTTATAGGGTTGACCCTTGATTTATATCATGCATTGGCCATGAGCATTAAGGTTATTGGTCATTGGCAACTGTAGATTTTAGTGTTATTAGTACATGTACGGAAGTCAGGTGTCACCCGAAACTCACTTTAGAGCAGggctcgggaacctttttgacaaagacagccattaacaattcatattttcaaacattattcctttaaAGTCCTACTaagattttaaaagtaaaaaatacatgaaaatgtgtgcatttattagtcatttcaccactttgaaagttaaaaaaaaagtatgaattattttgagaacattatttcactgtcgctaatcaatgagtatcaatgagagagtatgcatgcagaagagtctaatgaagaaaatgtatgattaaaaaggcaagagccatatacacccatcaaaacagccacatatggctcccaagcaaTGGGTTCCCTACCCCAGCTTTAGAGTGTTATTGTTTACTACATTTGTATTTTGGCCTCCACAAAACATTGTCGTGTAAACGGCCCCTAAATATCTGAACCCCGTTTAGCATTGAATTCAGCTCAATGCACTTGAAGTTAAATCCGCCCGTCAATAAAACATGAGCTGCAAAATAACATCCTCCCTTTTCTTGGAAATTTCCGAAGGTAAATGGAGCGGCACAATCGCGCCGCTCCAATCTGCATGCAGAGGAATGAGAAAGGGCCTGTTTCTTGTTTTCGgcctaaaataataaaagtattCCCAGAATTCAAAGCGTGGACGCCTTTCTGCTATTCTGAACACGTGAGCTCACAAGGCTTTGGATGAAATCAATATTTAATAGTCAACTTGGAATGTTAGTTTGCCATTAAATGTGTCGGGTCGAGCGGGCTTAACCGTTCTGCGGCATTAGTTTGCCAAGACTTGCTCGTAAATCGGCAATTTTAGATCTTCGCTTCATAAACCCCCTGcgtttcttttattttgcaacGTTCTTACCGCCAGCGGCTGCGGCCTTTAACTGCTGCAGGAGCGGCGCTATGGTTTCCCAGCGTGAATCTGCGCCGgcgtttttgttgttctttccaTTCCCACGCAAATCTGACGAGACACAGAGAACACGCTTGGTTCACAAGTTCaaggttttaaaataaaacagcagCAAATTTGACAGAACCAAAAAGGAGGTGAAATAAAGGTCACCTGATCTGGTTCTTGTTGGGCCTTCTGCGCTTCCCATTCCACTATCGATACTGGACTGAGATAATCTGCTGTTTACAATGAGACAACACATTAGTATACATattataatgagattaaaaaaaaacctgaatctgATACATATTAAAAAAGATCTATTAGAAGAAGCCACTTGGTGTCCCTGTTGCACTAAAAGTCCAACACTAACTTACCCTTACTCTACTCAACTCTAGATGCTATGACATGTTTTTCACAGCCTGACCTAGTGTGCGTGTGAATGTTTGCTGTCGCCTTTGCGCATTTCTAACCGCAATTTCCAACAGACAGGAAATATAACTTGAACTTTGCAAGCGATCTGCTTCTGCCGAGGCTCTTTACGCTTTGTGACGGAACATATACACACGCGATCATTTACAATTGTGAGATTCAGATATTATGACACCTCAGGGCGGCCTAAAAATATGACAACCAGCTTGTCGAAGTGGGAGTTTTTGGCACAATTTCAGAGAGTGAATTGTCCGTGATAGGATTACAGGTCCCGTCAGCGGGGCTTTTTTCTCAGAGGGATGATCTCATCCTTGTCTTGGGCCTGGCAACCGCCTGCTGCAGTTATAATGCATAGAGCTGCCAAGCTTGCCCAAATGGGCATCTAAATCTAATAAAGTCACCATTTAGAGCTATAAAATGACGTCCCATTGGATGTTTTTTGTCTGTGTCTATTAGCGGTCATTAGGGTTCTGCTTATAGTGCTGATAACAAAAGATCCTAAACTTGATAGTGCAAGGAAACATTTGCTGATTTCGACTTGGGGCTGGAaggaacatgatttttttttccacttactATCCAACTGTAATTTTCTTAGATTGTTTATTCTGTTCAGGCTCATTGGAAAGGATGACGTTTATCCTAGTTTGACATGCTGTGTTGCAGAAAGTGACCGCTTCTGGCAGTGAGAAAATTAGACTGCCTCtcaaaaataaggtttatttaaaaaaatgtctcaacaatgtcataaaaaaacaaaaaaagttcttaAAGATTGCTGCATTTCTAGGCTGCAGGCAACATTCTGATATTTTGTGCAAAATGGCTTTTATTATTGGTTACCCCCACCTGGCTAGCAATCAATACGAATGGATTGGAACAGCAGAGAGTTATAACCCCACCCACCCTCATCCCGTCACGGCTGATGAGGTTGCCCGTGGAAAAATCTTGCCTTCTGGTAATCTAACCGCCACTAAATCTCACGTTCCTTATGGGATGTCACCATGATGGAAGCCCAGGCTCAAgttaagagaagaaaaaaaaagtacctttCACTCTGACTTCTGCGTGTTGTGGCCAATGGAGGAGGCACACTGGAGAATTCTTTATGATCCCCACAGACGAAAGCCAGGTCAGACGGCAACTTTTTGACCCGATCTTGATGGAATCTTTCTTGGGATGCTGTGCACAGAAAAAGATGTTGATGAACACAAACTGGATCTTTGTCCAGATGTGGAGAATGTTAATTAAGGTCAAAGATGTTCCTCGCCATCTGTGTGCGCTGGTAAGGGAGGCAACGTGGTGAGTGATGATGCCCTGAAAAGACGTGCCCGTGCTCGCCTCAATCCTCTTTTGGTGTCCAGTGGGTCATCGGGGGGTTTGGGCAATGCCTTTGAAATGTCATCCCTGCTGGGAATGGAAATCCTTCTCTTCTGGTGTGGAAACAACACACATTTGTACTGTCAGCTACAATGTCAAATGAGGTTTTTGGCCCATGTAGAAGTTCATCGTTGGGTTAAGGTTgaacttatttttctttaatatttaagtTGAAAATCAATAGGTTTTagatatgcttttttttgctgctgtaAATCAAGTCCATAGGAAAATTAGATCTATACTTGTCACATTTGTAAACACAGCTCTATTTGACTTCAATACAAACAATGGGATTTATCATTGACTGTTTACATTATATTCTGCATTGTTTTAACTGGTCTCATCAGCAAAGTAATCTGAGTTAGgtgttcattcatcttccactcTATACCTGTTGCATTATTCAACCTAGGTGTTCATTAAAGGTGAGGTGTGATCTTACGCACATGTTCCAATGGCGATAGACGAGTTCCCGAATTTGGCCTGGAGTCGCCAATGTCAAAATTCTGAGAGTGGAGACTGTAAATTGGAGAAAACAGTGAGTGAATtgtatttaaagacaaaaatggtGGATGAGGGCAAACCTGAAGGTAGAAGAAGGTCTGCTGCTGTGGTCTGCACGAACAGAGCTTAATGGGAAAAGGTGCCTGTTTGCATCCTGGGGGGTGTAAGGCCTCTGGGTGGATTGAGTTCGGAGGATCCTTCTGGCTTCGCCCACAATCTCAGCACTAGTCCTCAATGAGGGGTGCCTCCTCGGCAGAAAAGGCCCACACAGCTCGTATTTTCTCTCCATGGATCCCATTTTGGCCGCCTTGAGGTCAGCAAAGCTTATAAACTATCTTAGTTTTGCATGATTAAAATGTCCCTGATATATTTACGTTCCAAGCATGCTTTCATTAGGGAAGAAGGGTTGCTTGTGAGTCGGAAATGACAACGCCGTGCAAACGAGGAGTCCCACGCTCCTTGCTGCGTCGCCATGGTGACCACATGTTGCTGTGGTTGCGAGCACAACAAACACGGTAGAATCCGCTCCCGTTCGACAGTAAAGTAgaatgaaaaccaaaaaactgtcaagttacaaaaaaggaaaacagtGAAAACCTACTGTTAATGCAGAGAAAAGTCCGCGAAGTCCTTTGCGTTAAGTTTGTATATTTCTTTAAAGTATTCCTGTtgccaaaagaaaacaaaaaagaaaaaggcacaTGAATGCAAATCTATaaacttttaaaaattctgcCAAATAAAGAGCATTTTAGTATACATATAAGGATATTTAGAATAGAGAATCCAACTGTTGATATTGCGCTTGTGCCAGGACTCGGCTTCGATAGTTCTGGCGTCATAATTAGTCTGCGCTATTGGACTACGTCATCACACGCGACCACGCTAGTCATCAAGTTGTTGTACACATGT from Stigmatopora nigra isolate UIUO_SnigA unplaced genomic scaffold, RoL_Snig_1.1 HiC_scaffold_26, whole genome shotgun sequence encodes the following:
- the sesn1 gene encoding sestrin-1 isoform X2, giving the protein MRHAVSPSDNVENRSFAVTHLFKICAHCERLCKKDLGVRIPRPLGNGPSRFIPEKEILQVSKVDTRTQSIFEDAFAALSRLDNISLVMGFHPQYLESFLRTQHYLLQMDGPLSLHYRHYIGIMAAARHQCSYLVNLHVNDFLQVGGDPKWLNGLDGAPRKLQQLGELNKILAHRPWLLTKEHIEGLLKAEEHSWSLAELIHAVVLLTHYHSLASFTFGCGIVPEIHCDGGHTFRPPSLGHYCVCDIANGNNHHDSGGLDCDGEVEVLMERMKHLQECRDDEEASQEEMATRFEREKTESMLVVTAEDEEWVPSRDISRHFEDPSYGYKDFSRRGEHVPTFRVQDYSWEDHGYSLVNRLYPDVGQMLDEKFQMAYNLTYNTMATHKDVDTSMLRRAIWNYIHCMFGIRYDDYDYGEINQLLDRSFKIYIKTMVCSPEKTTKRMYESFWRQFQHSEKVHVNLLLMEARMQAELLYALRAITRYMT
- the sesn1 gene encoding sestrin-1 isoform X3, coding for MDAEHQETLGRWDGLTSRDAGSRSSAMEQICQEVLMKVEAIGPKPPVSPSLPSGSPLSSDLNDILAHLLMLTKRCPFEDVRERSVRLLQAVQDLGVRIPRPLGNGPSRFIPEKEILQVSKVDTRTQSIFEDAFAALSRLDNISLVMGFHPQYLESFLRTQHYLLQMDGPLSLHYRHYIGIMAAARHQCSYLVNLHVNDFLQVGGDPKWLNGLDGAPRKLQQLGELNKILAHRPWLLTKEHIEGLLKAEEHSWSLAELIHAVVLLTHYHSLASFTFGCGIVPEIHCDGGHTFRPPSLGHYCVCDIANGNNHHDSGGLDCDGEVEVLMERMKHLQECRDDEEASQEEMATRFEREKTESMLVVTAEDEEWVPSRDISRHFEDPSYGYKDFSRRGEHVPTFRVQDYSWEDHGYSLVNRLYPDVGQMLELHTLHVRNQV
- the sesn1 gene encoding sestrin-1 isoform X1, producing the protein MDAEHQETLGRWDGLTSRDAGSRSSAMEQICQEVLMKVEAIGPKPPVSPSLPSGSPLSSDLNDILAHLLMLTKRCPFEDVRERSVRLLQAVQDLGVRIPRPLGNGPSRFIPEKEILQVSKVDTRTQSIFEDAFAALSRLDNISLVMGFHPQYLESFLRTQHYLLQMDGPLSLHYRHYIGIMAAARHQCSYLVNLHVNDFLQVGGDPKWLNGLDGAPRKLQQLGELNKILAHRPWLLTKEHIEGLLKAEEHSWSLAELIHAVVLLTHYHSLASFTFGCGIVPEIHCDGGHTFRPPSLGHYCVCDIANGNNHHDSGGLDCDGEVEVLMERMKHLQECRDDEEASQEEMATRFEREKTESMLVVTAEDEEWVPSRDISRHFEDPSYGYKDFSRRGEHVPTFRVQDYSWEDHGYSLVNRLYPDVGQMLDEKFQMAYNLTYNTMATHKDVDTSMLRRAIWNYIHCMFGIRYDDYDYGEINQLLDRSFKIYIKTMVCSPEKTTKRMYESFWRQFQHSEKVHVNLLLMEARMQAELLYALRAITRYMT